A region from the Thermanaeromonas toyohensis ToBE genome encodes:
- a CDS encoding A24 family peptidase — MVKDAVFLLLLFTCTFTDLKKRLIYNHVLLPALLLGFLLAGMEGGLQGLKQSGAGLALGFLLLALPYYSGGMGAGDVKMLATIGALQGPQFTFHTFLSSALIGGVWALIHLVRQKKLTLLTGKVASTDTLPYGAILALGALFTYIGGGWVTLK; from the coding sequence ATGGTAAAAGATGCGGTATTTTTGTTGTTACTTTTTACGTGTACCTTTACTGATTTAAAAAAGCGTTTAATATACAACCATGTCTTGCTTCCAGCGCTACTATTGGGGTTCCTCCTTGCTGGGATGGAAGGAGGTCTACAAGGGCTTAAGCAAAGCGGGGCAGGGTTAGCTTTAGGATTTCTCCTCCTAGCATTACCCTATTACTCGGGCGGTATGGGGGCCGGAGATGTGAAAATGCTGGCTACCATCGGCGCTCTACAAGGACCCCAATTTACTTTTCATACTTTCTTGTCCAGTGCTTTAATAGGCGGAGTATGGGCCCTAATCCACTTGGTCCGCCAGAAAAAACTAACCCTCCTTACAGGAAAGGTCGCCTCTACCGATACGTTACCTTATGGGGCTATTCTGGCCTTGGGTGCCCTGTTTACTTATATAGGAGGTGGGTGGGTTACGCTGAAATGA
- a CDS encoding TadE/TadG family type IV pilus assembly protein, which produces MRLRDCQGQALVEMALILPLLVLLIMGTWDLGHILGDYLLLLSASREGARVGAVGASDEAIRARIKEAAPTLEITDDKILITPEEALRRPGVALQVRIEYEARLFTPLLSQLIPNPFPLKVETVMRVE; this is translated from the coding sequence ATGAGGCTTCGAGATTGTCAGGGTCAAGCCCTAGTAGAGATGGCTTTAATTTTACCCTTACTCGTGCTCCTCATTATGGGCACCTGGGATCTAGGTCATATCCTAGGGGATTATCTCCTTCTCCTCAGTGCCAGCCGTGAGGGAGCCCGGGTAGGCGCAGTGGGCGCTAGCGACGAAGCTATCCGAGCTCGAATAAAAGAAGCAGCTCCCACCTTGGAGATCACGGACGATAAAATCCTTATCACGCCAGAAGAAGCCCTACGCCGACCAGGAGTTGCTTTACAGGTAAGGATCGAGTATGAAGCAAGGTTATTTACACCGCTCCTTTCCCAGTTAATACCTAACCCCTTCCCCTTAAAAGTAGAGACCGTTATGAGGGTGGAATAA
- a CDS encoding Ldh family oxidoreductase: protein MGISVATEFLNNPVMIQNLSFYCRAIAEKAGVPREDAQILVEALIEADLRGVHTHGVARLGMYLERVKRGVLNPAAKVKVVTEAGAVAVVDGDNGLGPVVGRRALELALIKAREYGVGVVGVRHSNHLGALGVIAAYATYHHMMGIIFTNTSPIMAPWGGYKPILGNNPFAIAVPRKGEDPLVLDISLSKTARGNIILAAREGNPIPRDWAINERGEPTTDPQEALRGAVLPMAEHKGYGLAVMVDILAGVLTGAAFASEVGSLIPPDFSKPLNMGHLIIALDISRFLPLEEFYRRLEEFIGVIKSSPLAVGFKEILLPGERGAREKKKCLKEGLYLESTTLDELRRLGEEYNVRGG from the coding sequence GTGGGTATATCAGTGGCTACAGAGTTCTTAAATAATCCAGTGATGATACAGAATTTAAGCTTTTACTGCCGGGCTATTGCGGAAAAGGCGGGGGTACCGCGGGAGGATGCTCAGATACTTGTGGAGGCCTTAATAGAAGCCGATCTCCGTGGTGTCCACACCCACGGTGTGGCCCGGCTCGGCATGTACCTGGAGCGCGTGAAGCGGGGAGTACTCAATCCGGCGGCCAAGGTTAAAGTAGTGACCGAGGCAGGAGCCGTTGCCGTGGTCGATGGCGATAATGGTTTGGGACCTGTTGTGGGTCGGCGCGCCTTGGAGCTAGCTCTAATTAAAGCTAGGGAGTATGGGGTGGGCGTAGTTGGTGTAAGGCATAGTAATCATTTAGGAGCGCTAGGGGTTATAGCTGCTTATGCTACTTACCACCATATGATGGGGATAATTTTTACCAATACCTCACCTATAATGGCTCCTTGGGGAGGTTATAAACCTATCTTAGGCAACAATCCTTTTGCTATTGCCGTACCTCGCAAGGGCGAAGACCCGTTGGTACTAGATATCTCATTAAGTAAGACAGCCCGCGGTAACATTATTCTGGCGGCAAGGGAAGGGAACCCTATTCCGCGCGATTGGGCAATAAATGAACGCGGTGAACCCACTACAGATCCCCAAGAAGCGTTACGCGGTGCAGTACTCCCTATGGCGGAACACAAAGGGTATGGCCTGGCCGTGATGGTGGATATTTTGGCGGGCGTTTTAACCGGTGCTGCTTTTGCTTCCGAGGTTGGTTCTTTAATCCCACCCGACTTCAGTAAGCCACTTAATATGGGGCATTTAATTATAGCCTTGGATATATCTAGGTTCCTGCCCTTGGAGGAATTTTACCGGCGCTTAGAGGAATTTATTGGGGTGATAAAAAGTTCCCCCCTTGCTGTGGGATTTAAAGAAATACTGCTCCCCGGAGAAAGGGGAGCGAGGGAGAAGAAAAAATGCCTTAAAGAGGGTTTGTACCTGGAAAGCACGACTTTAGATGAATTGAGGCGCTTAGGGGAGGAATATAATGTCAGAGGGGGTTAG
- a CDS encoding aminotransferase class I/II-fold pyridoxal phosphate-dependent enzyme, translating to MCKTIIHLEIDESDFPTPEPIKEAAWRALKKGDTHYTHSLGKPELREEIARYYLRKYGVKVSPDQIMVTSGTSPALLTLSVLLEKEVNFPYTKLNNL from the coding sequence ATGTGTAAAACCATTATTCATCTGGAGATCGACGAGTCTGATTTTCCTACACCTGAGCCTATTAAAGAGGCAGCCTGGCGCGCTTTAAAAAAGGGAGATACCCATTACACTCATAGCCTGGGTAAACCAGAGCTCCGGGAAGAAATAGCCCGCTACTACCTGCGCAAGTACGGCGTAAAAGTGTCTCCCGATCAAATAATGGTTACCTCCGGTACCTCTCCAGCTCTGTTGACTTTAAGCGTGCTCTTGGAAAAAGAGGTCAATTTTCCCTATACAAAGCTAAACAATCTATAG
- a CDS encoding ferritin-like domain-containing protein — MFRASEIFDFALAIEKNGQAFYQAMAALAKDERVKELFQRLAEEEAQHFQDFARLKEKVTSYNPPESYPGEYEAYMKALVNSHVFSQKLDPEALAQGISSDQEALDLAIQLEKDALLFFTGLGNLVSYVEVKFVDELLAQERKHLCELCSLRHR; from the coding sequence ATGTTCCGGGCTAGCGAGATATTCGATTTTGCCCTAGCAATTGAAAAAAACGGCCAAGCTTTTTATCAGGCCATGGCAGCTTTAGCTAAAGATGAGAGAGTAAAGGAGCTGTTTCAGAGGCTAGCCGAAGAAGAGGCTCAGCACTTTCAAGATTTTGCCCGCTTGAAAGAGAAGGTCACCAGTTATAATCCACCAGAATCTTATCCTGGAGAATATGAAGCTTATATGAAAGCTTTAGTAAACAGCCATGTCTTTTCCCAAAAGTTAGATCCCGAGGCTTTGGCCCAGGGTATATCTTCCGACCAGGAGGCCTTAGATCTAGCTATCCAGTTGGAGAAGGATGCCCTCTTGTTTTTTACAGGTTTAGGTAATTTAGTTTCTTACGTAGAAGTTAAATTTGTTGATGAGCTTTTAGCACAGGAAAGAAAGCACTTGTGCGAGCTATGTAGTTTGCGCCATAGGTAA
- a CDS encoding AAA family ATPase, with protein sequence MNPITVLIVDDIATTREDIKRLLYFEEDIKVIGEAGDAEEALLLAETLRPDVVLMDINLPGMDGIAASEAITSKLPETAVVIISIQGETEYLRKAMAAGARDYLVKPFSSSELAETIRRVGQAHKRQVALIKAPALSSPAEPQVVERRVITVFSTKGGVGKTTIACNLGVSLAQRARGQVVLVDLNLQGGDVALLLNISPRGSIAELVQEQDWAESSLVNGYLYPHLSGLKVLPAPLRPEEGEVVGVNQVETLLNLLKNNYTYIILDTAPAFNDLNLALFDWSQDILLILTPDLAGLKHARTDLEVLQKLNQAGKVKAVVNKFGRWNSLKPQEIEETLGVKPLAILPQDEKTVLASLNRGHPFVLAQPGSPLALKVKKLAQVLVTPEQSPVKKPQRKTLFFRKFSLGSILRGE encoded by the coding sequence ATGAACCCCATCACTGTCCTTATTGTAGATGATATAGCCACTACCCGGGAAGATATTAAGCGCTTACTTTACTTTGAAGAAGATATAAAGGTAATAGGGGAAGCTGGGGACGCTGAAGAGGCCCTCCTCTTAGCCGAAACCCTTCGCCCAGATGTAGTACTTATGGACATCAACCTTCCGGGGATGGACGGGATAGCTGCTTCAGAAGCTATAACCAGTAAATTGCCAGAAACGGCAGTAGTTATTATTTCTATCCAAGGAGAAACTGAATACCTGCGTAAAGCCATGGCCGCTGGAGCTAGAGATTACTTGGTAAAACCCTTTAGTAGCAGCGAGCTGGCAGAAACTATACGGAGGGTAGGGCAAGCCCATAAGCGGCAAGTAGCTTTGATTAAAGCTCCAGCCCTCTCTTCCCCAGCCGAACCTCAAGTTGTAGAGCGCCGGGTAATTACAGTATTTTCTACTAAAGGTGGAGTAGGTAAAACAACAATAGCCTGTAATCTAGGGGTTAGCTTGGCCCAACGCGCCCGGGGCCAAGTTGTCTTGGTGGATTTAAATCTCCAGGGCGGGGATGTAGCCCTGCTACTTAATATATCGCCCAGGGGTAGTATAGCTGAACTCGTACAGGAACAGGATTGGGCAGAAAGTAGCCTAGTAAACGGATACCTTTATCCCCATCTCTCCGGTCTTAAAGTTTTACCCGCCCCTCTCCGGCCGGAAGAAGGAGAAGTTGTAGGGGTAAACCAGGTAGAAACCCTTCTCAACTTGCTTAAAAATAATTATACCTACATAATTTTAGATACAGCTCCCGCCTTCAATGACTTAAACTTAGCTCTGTTCGATTGGTCCCAGGACATCCTTCTCATTTTAACCCCCGATCTGGCCGGTCTTAAGCACGCCCGGACCGATCTAGAAGTATTACAAAAGCTCAATCAGGCCGGAAAGGTAAAAGCTGTGGTAAACAAATTTGGGCGGTGGAACAGTCTAAAACCGCAGGAGATAGAAGAAACTTTGGGTGTTAAACCCCTGGCTATTCTACCCCAGGATGAAAAAACTGTGCTGGCTTCCCTTAATCGCGGGCATCCCTTTGTCCTGGCTCAACCAGGTAGTCCTTTAGCCTTAAAAGTGAAGAAACTAGCTC
- a CDS encoding desulfoferrodoxin — MTALGQVYKCNICGNIVEVLHTGAGTLVCCGKPMVLLAENTVEASKEKHIPVITRVEGGFKVTVGSVPHPMEESHYIEWIELLAGGQILRQHLKPGEFPEAEFSTKAETALARAYCNLHGHWRSE, encoded by the coding sequence ATGACGGCCTTAGGCCAAGTTTACAAGTGCAATATTTGTGGTAACATTGTTGAGGTATTGCATACAGGAGCAGGAACCTTAGTATGCTGTGGCAAACCCATGGTATTGCTAGCCGAAAATACAGTAGAAGCAAGCAAGGAAAAGCATATACCGGTTATTACCCGGGTAGAAGGTGGTTTTAAAGTAACCGTTGGTTCGGTTCCCCATCCCATGGAAGAAAGCCATTACATTGAATGGATCGAATTGCTGGCCGGCGGGCAAATCTTACGGCAACATTTAAAGCCAGGGGAGTTCCCTGAAGCTGAATTTTCCACCAAGGCTGAAACAGCCCTGGCTAGAGCTTATTGTAACTTACATGGGCACTGGCGGTCGGAATAG
- a CDS encoding AzlD domain-containing protein: MDRQILLVILGMALVTYLPRMLPLVLLSRTQLPNIFLRWLSYIPAAVLAALLAPALFLPEGKFALVGNPYLLAAIPTSLIAIRTRSIALTILCGMAAMVLLNYI; this comes from the coding sequence GTGGATCGACAGATCCTGTTAGTTATCCTTGGTATGGCTTTAGTAACGTATCTACCCCGCATGTTGCCTCTGGTACTCTTAAGCCGCACGCAACTGCCAAATATATTCTTACGCTGGCTAAGCTATATCCCTGCGGCTGTGCTGGCCGCTCTGCTGGCCCCTGCTTTATTTCTCCCGGAAGGGAAATTCGCCTTGGTAGGAAATCCTTATCTCCTAGCAGCTATACCCACCAGCCTAATAGCTATTAGGACGCGCAGTATAGCCCTCACCATCTTATGCGGCATGGCAGCCATGGTCTTATTAAATTACATTTAA
- the rbr gene encoding rubrerythrin — translation MASIKGTRTEKNLLLAFAGESQARNRYTFYASQAKKEGYEQIAALFLDTAENEKEHAKRLFKFLEGGEVEITGTFPAGIIGTTAENLAASAAGENYEYTSMYPSFAQVAEEEGFHEIAAVFRAIARAEKGHEDRFRALLSNLQGGQVFKREEKVTWRCRNCGYIHEGKEAPEVCPACAHPRAFFELLVTNY, via the coding sequence ATGGCCAGCATCAAAGGAACACGCACTGAAAAAAACTTATTACTAGCCTTTGCTGGCGAATCGCAGGCACGCAATAGGTATACTTTTTACGCCAGCCAAGCCAAAAAGGAAGGTTACGAGCAAATTGCGGCCCTTTTCTTGGACACTGCCGAGAATGAAAAGGAGCACGCTAAGCGTCTCTTTAAATTTTTAGAGGGTGGAGAAGTCGAGATAACCGGTACTTTCCCAGCCGGTATTATCGGAACTACAGCTGAAAATCTAGCCGCTAGCGCTGCAGGAGAAAACTATGAATACACTTCCATGTACCCTTCCTTCGCCCAGGTAGCTGAAGAGGAAGGGTTCCATGAGATTGCTGCTGTATTTCGAGCCATCGCCAGGGCCGAAAAAGGACATGAAGACCGTTTCCGGGCTCTTTTAAGTAATCTCCAAGGCGGCCAGGTGTTTAAACGAGAAGAAAAGGTAACCTGGCGTTGCCGCAATTGTGGGTATATCCATGAAGGCAAGGAAGCGCCCGAAGTATGCCCTGCCTGTGCCCATCCCCGCGCCTTCTTTGAACTTCTGGTGACTAACTACTAA
- a CDS encoding Uma2 family endonuclease codes for MSAILAELAAGRERYTYEDYCRLPEGAPYQLIGGKLVMTPSPTPYHQMVSMKLELQMATYVLEKKLGIVLYAPLDVYLDETETYQPDIIFISNERLDIIEEKCIKGAPDLVVEILSPNTGYYDLRSKYKVYEKKGVQEYWIVDPQVKSIQIFYLQEGKFVLDQEVEEQGVVKSRVIPGLEVRVESIF; via the coding sequence ATGAGCGCTATACTGGCAGAACTGGCAGCAGGACGGGAGCGGTACACCTATGAAGATTATTGCCGCCTACCAGAAGGAGCACCTTATCAACTCATCGGGGGGAAACTAGTAATGACGCCTTCGCCTACACCGTATCATCAGATGGTATCTATGAAATTAGAGTTACAGATGGCCACTTATGTTTTGGAAAAGAAATTAGGTATTGTACTATATGCCCCGCTCGATGTCTACCTGGACGAAACGGAAACCTACCAGCCGGATATAATTTTTATTTCCAACGAAAGACTAGATATTATTGAGGAGAAATGCATTAAAGGTGCCCCAGACCTTGTAGTAGAGATTCTCTCCCCTAATACTGGTTATTATGATCTGCGCAGCAAGTACAAGGTTTATGAGAAGAAGGGTGTACAGGAATACTGGATAGTCGATCCCCAGGTTAAGTCGATACAAATTTTTTATTTACAAGAAGGTAAGTTTGTCCTGGATCAGGAAGTAGAAGAACAGGGAGTAGTTAAGTCGCGGGTAATACCTGGACTAGAAGTCCGGGTAGAAAGCATTTTCTAG
- a CDS encoding FprA family A-type flavoprotein — protein sequence MGRPVALGEGIYWVGAIDWNIRYFHGPAFSTPRGTTYNAYLIVDDKIALVDTVYGPFAGELIGNLKSLINPVRLDYLIINHTEIDHSGAFPAIMDLCPDALVLCTQRGLEGLKAYYGREFKYKVVKTGDVISLGRRSLKFIEAPMLHWPDSMFTYIPEEGLLLPNDAFGQHLATTARFDDEVDELLVMDEAAKYYANILFPFSHLITKKLEEIQKMGLVIKTIAPSHGIIWRQNPSRIIEAYARWAECRGKPKAIIAYDTMWGSTEKMAYALLEGLSEGGIEVKLFKISVSDRNEIIKELLEARAVFLGSPTINNDVLPAVSPLLDDLVGLRPKNKLGVAFGAYGWGGGAQKVIEERLKAAKIEVIEANLTVQWVPSPDDLKRCQNLGREIASRIGG from the coding sequence ATGGGCCGACCAGTGGCTTTGGGGGAAGGGATATATTGGGTAGGAGCTATAGACTGGAATATACGTTATTTTCATGGGCCCGCTTTTTCCACTCCCCGCGGTACTACTTATAACGCCTACCTTATAGTAGATGATAAAATAGCCCTAGTAGATACTGTATATGGGCCTTTCGCCGGGGAATTAATTGGTAACCTAAAGTCGCTTATTAATCCAGTAAGGCTGGATTATCTAATTATCAACCACACTGAAATCGACCATTCCGGCGCCTTCCCAGCTATAATGGATCTCTGCCCCGATGCTTTAGTTTTATGCACCCAGCGTGGCTTAGAGGGCCTTAAAGCCTATTATGGCAGGGAATTTAAATATAAGGTAGTAAAGACAGGGGACGTTATAAGCCTTGGCCGCCGCTCCCTTAAGTTTATAGAAGCTCCCATGCTCCACTGGCCAGACAGCATGTTTACTTATATACCAGAGGAAGGTCTTCTTCTTCCTAACGATGCCTTTGGCCAGCATCTAGCTACCACAGCCCGCTTCGATGATGAAGTAGATGAGCTACTCGTAATGGATGAAGCCGCTAAGTATTATGCCAATATCCTCTTCCCCTTTAGCCATCTGATTACCAAAAAGCTAGAAGAAATCCAAAAAATGGGGCTAGTGATAAAAACTATTGCACCTAGCCATGGTATAATCTGGCGCCAGAATCCAAGCCGTATTATAGAAGCCTATGCCCGCTGGGCAGAATGCCGGGGCAAGCCCAAGGCAATTATAGCTTATGATACCATGTGGGGCAGCACAGAAAAGATGGCTTATGCTTTGCTTGAGGGCCTATCCGAGGGAGGAATAGAGGTAAAGCTATTTAAGATCTCTGTGTCAGACCGGAATGAAATTATAAAGGAGCTGCTAGAGGCACGGGCCGTATTTTTAGGTTCACCTACTATTAACAACGATGTACTGCCTGCAGTGTCCCCCTTACTAGATGATCTTGTAGGCTTAAGGCCCAAGAATAAGCTCGGGGTGGCCTTTGGCGCTTATGGATGGGGTGGTGGGGCCCAGAAAGTAATTGAGGAGCGTTTAAAAGCTGCTAAGATAGAAGTAATCGAAGCGAATTTGACTGTACAATGGGTACCCAGCCCTGACGATCTTAAGCGTTGCCAGAACTTGGGTCGGGAGATAGCTAGTAGAATAGGAGGATAA
- the cpaB gene encoding Flp pilus assembly protein CpaB: MRQKLLWVLFFSLSLITAISVYFYLQKLEERYRQKGDFQPVVVAKERIPARTPITASMLEIKYLPPGYLSGHFLTETREALGKITRTEILQGEILRQEKLVTGKEATNELAFLVTPGKRAVTIAVNDVSGLAGLLRPGDRVDILATLEVSPGPGQDKVSTTSLVVQNVEVLSVDQSLENTPSSLEGKKQGGQRNITLLVTPKQAQSLVLSSEKGSLRLLLRSPSDREPIYLPPLKIYELLSKPEVMQ, from the coding sequence TTGCGCCAGAAATTATTATGGGTACTCTTCTTTTCCTTATCCCTCATCACAGCTATATCGGTATATTTTTACCTGCAGAAACTGGAAGAAAGGTACCGGCAAAAGGGTGATTTTCAACCTGTAGTGGTCGCTAAAGAGAGAATACCGGCCCGGACTCCCATAACAGCTTCTATGTTAGAAATAAAATATCTACCTCCTGGATACTTAAGCGGCCACTTTTTAACAGAAACTCGCGAGGCCTTAGGGAAAATAACCCGAACCGAGATACTACAAGGAGAGATACTCCGCCAGGAAAAGCTAGTTACCGGGAAAGAAGCCACTAATGAGCTGGCCTTCTTGGTAACCCCTGGCAAACGGGCCGTGACTATAGCCGTAAATGACGTATCGGGCCTAGCCGGTTTGCTGCGGCCAGGAGATCGCGTCGATATTCTAGCCACCTTGGAGGTAAGCCCCGGGCCTGGCCAAGATAAGGTCAGTACAACCTCTTTAGTCGTTCAAAACGTAGAAGTCCTCTCCGTAGATCAATCCCTGGAAAATACCCCATCTAGCCTGGAAGGTAAAAAACAAGGAGGCCAGCGCAACATCACCCTCCTTGTAACTCCTAAACAAGCCCAATCCCTGGTCTTAAGTTCAGAAAAAGGGAGCCTTAGATTGCTCTTGCGGTCGCCAAGCGATAGGGAGCCTATTTATCTTCCTCCTTTAAAAATCTACGAACTTCTTTCTAAACCGGAGGTAATGCAATGA
- a CDS encoding recombinase family protein, whose translation MAVIAEQGSDLNEKRKRLARLFRMVREGKMDPVVIEFKDRLARFGFTYIERFFNAFGVRIEVVNEEEPKSLQEELVQDMLSKPGSRRPEAGKMWASLFTRGTGLTRR comes from the coding sequence GTGGCAGTTATTGCAGAACAGGGTTCGGACCTGAATGAAAAGCGCAAAAGACTTGCACGGCTCTTCAGGATGGTCCGGGAAGGGAAAATGGACCCGGTGGTAATCGAATTTAAAGACCGGTTGGCCCGTTTCGGCTTCACCTATATCGAGCGCTTCTTTAACGCTTTTGGCGTAAGGATAGAGGTCGTTAACGAGGAAGAGCCGAAATCTCTTCAGGAAGAGCTGGTACAGGACATGCTCTCCAAGCCCGGTAGCCGAAGGCCTGAAGCCGGGAAAATGTGGGCCTCCCTATTTACCAGGGGTACCGGGCTTACCAGACGGTGA
- a CDS encoding Flp family type IVb pilin: MGWLRKFWKDESGQGMAEYGLILALVAIVVIGALTLLGGGLNNIFQRIAQTISGQ, from the coding sequence ATGGGCTGGCTTAGAAAATTCTGGAAAGACGAAAGTGGTCAAGGGATGGCGGAATATGGTCTTATATTAGCCCTGGTAGCCATCGTAGTTATCGGTGCCCTCACTTTACTAGGTGGCGGTTTAAACAATATTTTTCAACGAATAGCCCAGACCATATCTGGTCAATAG
- a CDS encoding TadE/TadG family type IV pilus assembly protein: MDLFWRDEKGGALVLVAINMVVLLGFVALVIDLGLLAAARHKLLNAVDAAALAGVRELPFNPDRARIVAAEYASLNGAESIETEVSPDNTSLTVKARKELSYFLAPVLGFHRGEAKAQAIARIGGIKAVKKAAPLAVPWQDYQLGVKYTLKQAAGQESPLGPGNYSALSLGGTGASQYEDNLKYGYPGWLKVGDEVPTETGNMSHPTRRAIEYRLALCQHSPPCTPQHFEPDCPRILIVPLYNPSTLEGHQISSITIIGFAAFLVEQVRGEGNENYIEGYFIRTIVAGEADPQQPDYGLEGIKLVK, translated from the coding sequence ATGGATCTATTCTGGCGGGACGAAAAGGGAGGAGCTTTGGTTCTGGTGGCTATAAACATGGTGGTTTTGCTGGGCTTCGTAGCCTTGGTAATTGATCTCGGCCTTCTGGCTGCAGCCCGGCATAAACTCCTGAACGCTGTAGATGCAGCTGCCCTGGCCGGGGTCAGGGAGTTACCTTTTAATCCCGACCGTGCCCGCATAGTGGCTGCCGAATACGCTTCCTTAAACGGCGCAGAATCCATAGAAACGGAAGTATCCCCGGATAATACTTCCCTAACCGTCAAGGCCCGTAAGGAATTATCCTACTTTCTAGCTCCAGTATTAGGCTTTCACCGCGGAGAGGCAAAAGCTCAAGCTATTGCTCGTATCGGGGGTATAAAAGCTGTAAAGAAGGCGGCTCCCCTGGCTGTTCCCTGGCAGGATTACCAGTTAGGGGTTAAATATACCTTGAAGCAGGCTGCAGGGCAAGAATCGCCTCTGGGTCCTGGTAACTACTCAGCCTTGTCTTTAGGAGGAACAGGCGCAAGTCAATACGAGGACAACTTAAAGTACGGGTATCCTGGATGGCTAAAAGTCGGTGACGAGGTCCCTACAGAAACCGGTAATATGTCCCATCCCACAAGAAGGGCCATAGAGTATCGTCTTGCCCTTTGTCAACATTCTCCTCCTTGTACGCCCCAGCATTTCGAACCTGATTGCCCTCGGATATTGATAGTCCCGCTCTACAACCCCTCTACCCTTGAGGGACACCAGATAAGCTCCATAACTATTATCGGTTTTGCCGCCTTCTTGGTAGAACAGGTGCGGGGGGAAGGGAACGAAAATTATATTGAAGGCTATTTCATTCGGACCATAGTAGCTGGAGAAGCTGACCCTCAACAGCCCGATTATGGTTTGGAAGGTATCAAGCTTGTTAAGTAA
- the rd gene encoding rubredoxin, giving the protein MDPKALYNLSYGVYVVTAKKEGRLNGQIANTVFQISSEPPTIAVSINKQNLTYEFIRDNGIFAVSVLAKEAPLSLIGQFGFKSGREVDKFAGISYKLTPAGLPYLTEHTLAYLEARVTSSLDVHTRTVFIGTLTEAEMLRQGEPMTYAYYHQVKRGTTPKTAPTFVPAMASTQIPTAPQYRCTICNYIYDPAKGDPEHGVAPGTTFDQLPEDWSCPICGAGKEAFEVVS; this is encoded by the coding sequence ATGGATCCCAAAGCGTTATACAACCTTTCCTATGGAGTCTATGTGGTAACTGCTAAAAAGGAAGGGCGCTTAAACGGTCAAATTGCTAATACAGTCTTCCAGATTTCCTCTGAGCCGCCGACAATAGCAGTGAGCATCAATAAGCAAAATTTAACTTATGAATTTATTAGGGATAATGGTATCTTTGCTGTTTCGGTGTTGGCTAAAGAGGCACCTTTGTCGCTCATCGGCCAGTTCGGGTTTAAGAGCGGCCGGGAAGTGGATAAATTTGCTGGAATTTCTTATAAACTTACCCCTGCAGGACTTCCCTACTTAACAGAACACACCCTAGCCTATTTGGAGGCCAGGGTTACTAGTAGCCTCGATGTACATACCCGTACTGTATTCATAGGAACCCTTACGGAAGCTGAAATGTTGCGTCAGGGGGAACCTATGACTTATGCCTACTACCACCAAGTAAAGCGCGGCACTACGCCCAAAACCGCTCCCACCTTTGTACCCGCCATGGCTTCCACTCAAATACCTACTGCCCCGCAATACCGGTGTACAATCTGTAATTACATCTATGATCCTGCTAAAGGGGATCCTGAGCATGGAGTAGCCCCAGGTACAACTTTTGACCAATTACCAGAAGACTGGAGTTGCCCCATCTGCGGTGCTGGTAAAGAAGCCTTTGAAGTAGTAAGTTAA